From Osmia bicornis bicornis unplaced genomic scaffold, iOsmBic2.1, whole genome shotgun sequence, a single genomic window includes:
- the LOC123989141 gene encoding uncharacterized protein LOC123989141, which produces MAERPREGLLTPGGLVWFTDGSKTGIGTGARIAGESPRVEMTHKLGHHVTVFQAEVFAIWACAKYNLERAHSGKHIYICSDSMAALKALHKVEIGSKLVKDCALTLRQLSLNNRVKLLWVPGHTGIPGNERANELARLGASSSQPCHEYPIGVSTYALKGLAKDWLNQEFTRLWHNANGMRHTRALFEGPSQKLGDTLSHLDRAQLRMLVGLVTELWYTRKHLARMRLTEETLCPRCEEEDETPLHVLLRCRELRARRGAILGTLEPLSLSISAGLVPALLNFAAEAQLPRHIQ; this is translated from the coding sequence ATGGCTGAAAGACCCAGGGAGGGTCTTCTGACTCCGGGGGGGCTGGTCTGGTTCACAGACGGCTCTAAGACCGGTATCGGCACCGGAGCCAGGATTGCGGGGGAAAGCCCTAGGGTCGAAATGACCCACAAGCTGGGCCACCACGTTACGGTCTTCCAAGCAGAAGTGTTTGCCATATGGGCCTGCGCCAAATATAATTTGGAAAGGGCCCACTCAGGCAAACACATATACATCTGCAGTGACAGCATGGCCGCGCTGAAAGCCCTCCACAAAGTGGAAATAGGGTCGAAGCTAGTCAAGGACTGCGCACTGACTTTGAGACAGCTATCTCTGAACAACAGAGTTAAGCTGCTATGGGTACCAGGTCATACTGGTATCCCAGGAAACGAGAGGGCTAACGAATTGGCACGACTGGGAGCGTCAAGCTCCCAGCCATGCCATGAGTACCCCATTGGTGTCTCAACCTACGCGTTGAAAGGCTTGGCTAAGGACTGGTTAAACCAGGAATTCACCAGGCTCTGGCACAACGCCAATGGCATGAGACACACGAGGGCCCTATTTGAGGGACCGTCACAGAAGCTGGGTGACACCTTAAGTCACCTGGACAGGGCGCAGCTGCGCATGCTCGTGGGCCTAGTGACAGAACTctggtacacgaggaaacacctcgcGCGCATGAGACTCACGGAGGAGACATTATGTCCGAGGTGTGAGGAAGAGGACGAAACCCCTCTACACGTACTTCTAAGATGCAGGGAACTAAGGGCCCGAAGAGGAGCAATCCTGGGGACCTTGGAACCCTTATCATTAAGCATTTCGGCTGGCCTGGTGCCGGCGCTTCTAAACTTCGCTGCAGAAGCCCAGTTGCCAAGGCACATTCAGTAA